TGTTTTAAGTGTTACCATTGCTGACAAACATCCGATTAGACAAAGGAGGCCAAGCCGTTGATCGACTTTCATCAGGTAGACAAACATTACGGACAATTCCATGTACTGAAGGGCATTGACATGCATGTTCAGGAAGGGGAAGTAGTTGTTGTAGTCGGTCCTTCCGGCTCCGGCAAGAGCACGATGCTGCGCTGCATTAACCGTCTGGAGACGATCACGAGCGGCGGATTAACCGTGGACGGTATAACTGTAAACGAACGCAAGACAGATATCAATACCCTGCGTAAAGAGATCGGAATGGTCTTCCAGCACTTCAACCTGTACCCGCACAAAAAGGTAATTGATAATATCACGCTGGCTCCGGTGAAGGTGCTGGGCTTAAGCAAAGCGGAAGCGGAGAAGACCGCAATGTATTACCTGGAGAAGGTCGGCATTGCCGACAAGGCGCAGTCCTATCCTTCCCAGCTATCCGGCGGACAGCAGCAGCGGGTGGCTATTGCCCGGGGGCTGGCGATGAAGCCGAAGATCATGCTGTTCGACGAGCCGACCTCGGCGCTGGACCCGGAGATGGTCGGGGAGGTGCTGGATGTCATGCGTGCTCTAGCCCGAGAGGGCATGACGATGGTCGTGGTGACCCATGAGATGGGCTTCGCCCGCGAGGTGGCGGACCGGGTCATCTTCATGGATCAGGGACAGATCGTGGAAGAGGCGGAGCCGGAAGCCTTCTTCGCTAGCCCGAAGGAAGAGCGGACGCGAACTTTTCTCAGCCGTGTATTAAGCCATTAAACTAAAAATATAGGAATCCGGGGAGGAAACAAAATGAAAATGTCCAAGAGCTTCAAGGTGTTAAGTGTGCTGACGATTGCGGCCATGCTGGTCATTGCCGGGTGCGGCAACAACAAGGGCAAGAATGAACCTGCGGCAGGCGGCAATGCAGCCGGAGGGGCAGCTGCTGACTCTGAGGCAATTGCCAAGATCAAGGAGCGCGGCAAGCTGCTCGTCGGTGTGAAGTTCGATACCCGTCTGTTCGGT
This genomic interval from Paenibacillus sp. FSL H8-0332 contains the following:
- a CDS encoding amino acid ABC transporter ATP-binding protein, whose amino-acid sequence is MIDFHQVDKHYGQFHVLKGIDMHVQEGEVVVVVGPSGSGKSTMLRCINRLETITSGGLTVDGITVNERKTDINTLRKEIGMVFQHFNLYPHKKVIDNITLAPVKVLGLSKAEAEKTAMYYLEKVGIADKAQSYPSQLSGGQQQRVAIARGLAMKPKIMLFDEPTSALDPEMVGEVLDVMRALAREGMTMVVVTHEMGFAREVADRVIFMDQGQIVEEAEPEAFFASPKEERTRTFLSRVLSH